The Megachile rotundata isolate GNS110a chromosome 3, iyMegRotu1, whole genome shotgun sequence genome includes a window with the following:
- the LOC143264088 gene encoding uncharacterized protein LOC143264088, which yields MPKEPSVAQSASQGINVSSLRRKRGNIVGHITTLEKVIEGMRASEKRDLGLLRTHVQGMHEIWERFDAVQFELEELDETEAPRRFEIHGKYITAIAQANALIEGERSNITSRRDTSDSVHTVTAPMAIKLPEMRLPTFDGSIENWTSYFDSFTSMIDQNPDLTPVQKLQYLRSTLTGRAAASIQCLSTTDANYIDAIELLKEKYDCRRKILIKHCDAILSFPRLSRDSPESLGELVDTIRQNLRSLKNLRVDLTSWDSILITIILSKISTDTAWHWELSLKDKEMPSYKNLIDFLEKRASCAPTNQHKPVVSIQNLRTTPMKPSSYKYPTKPHAFVTTTTFDNSQTRDRLNPTTAPSTSLSNGTIYTTATVPANCPVCNGPHGIWRCEKFHSSSIDARIATVREAALCPNCLRSEHNPEICRKGSCRICRQPHHTLLHQPRRLPDQENLTLPKSTKHVITSDAQVEDQ from the coding sequence ATGCCGAAAGAACCATCCGTCGCCCAATCCGCCTCTCAGGGTATTAACGTTAGTTCCCTGCGTCGTAAACGCGGGAATATCGTAGGACATATTACTACGCTTGAAAAAGTCATTGAAGGTATGCGAGCTTCGGAAAAACGTGATTTAGGCCTTCTACGCACGCACGTTCAGGGTATGCACGAGATTTGGGAGCGTTTCGATGCCGTGCAATTCGAGTTGGAAGAACTTGACGAAACAGAGGCACCGCGTCGTTTTGAAATACACGGGAAATATATAACCGCCATCGCGCAAGCCAACGCGTTAATCGAAGGTGAACGGTCAAACATAACTTCACGTCGCGACACCTCCGATTCCGTACACACCGTAACGGCTCCGATGGCAATTAAGCTACCAGAAATGCGTCTGCCGACGTTCGACGGCAGTATTGAGAATTGGACGTCATATTTCGATAGCTTCACATCCATGATAGACCAGAACCCCGATTTAACACCAGTCcaaaaattacaatacttaAGATCTACGCTAACCGGAAGGGCTGCCGCGTCTATTCAATGTCTGAGTACCACAGATGCGAACTACATTGACGCCATTGAATTATTGAAGGAAAAATATGACTGCCGACGAAAGATATTAATCAAACACTGCGACGCGATATTATCATTTCCTCGATTATCGCGAGATTCGCCGGAATCTTTGGGTGAACTCGTAGACACCATCCGGCAAAATCTGCGGTCACTGAAAAATCTACGCGTCGACCTTACATCGTGGGATAGCATTCTCATCACTATCATTCTGTCTAAGATAAGCACTGACACTGCGTGGCATTGGGAGTTATCCCTAAAAGACAAAGAAATGCCGTCATATAAAAATCTTATAGATTTCTTAGAAAAGCGAGCAAGTTGCGCGCCGACGAATCAACACAAACCCGTTGTGTCCATTCAGAATCTCCGTACGACACCTATGAAACCGTCGTCATACAAATACCCCACAAAACCTCACGCTTTCGTAACAACGACAACATTCGATAATTCTCAAACTCGTGATCGCCTCAACCCGACGACTGCACCTTCAACTTCTTTATCAAACGGGACAATTTACACGACAGCAACAGTACCCGCGAACTGTCCAGTCTGTAATGGACCTCACGGAATTTGGCGCTGCGAAAAATTCCATTCATCTTCAATAGACGCCAGAATAGCCACGGTACGGGAGGCAGCTTTGTGCCCCAATTGCCTAAGAAGCGAACATAACCCAGAAATCTGTAGAAAGGGATCGTGTCGCATATGTAGACAACCCCATCACACTTTATTGCATCAACCAAGACGGTTACCAGATCAAGAAAACTTGACATTACCTAAATCAACAAAGCACGTAATAACATCAGACGCGCAGGTAGAAGACCAATGA
- the LOC105664034 gene encoding uncharacterized protein LOC105664034, translated as MHSRVSTFQRTLTFLTISKIAERVPEQQVDTTNIKIPRNITLADPDFHRPGPIDVLLGSGAALSLLSIGQINLSPPHGPDLYIQKTRLGWVIGGSPPTSSQGRCLNYHSNKTLQSSLTRFWEIEEGPQVQILSKANEYCEFHFMQHVSRRADGRYVVALPFNDKVTQLGESRSRALKRLESLERKLQRDAALKKDYHAVIEEYLHLGHMVKVPLEQLTSGGYYLPHHGVMKITSETTKLRVVFDGSATTSTGISLNDALHIGPRVQDDLLDILLRFRIHEYVITGDIEKMYRQFIVRDEDKKYQRILWRDSDDKVHTYELQTVTFGLSAAPYLAMRCLVQLAHDEGHKFPAAAKILLRDFYVDDLLTGASTEEEAILIREELRQLLNLAGLNIRQWAANRETLLQGLHEESINKKLHLGESTTLKTLGIMWDSSNDSISYQVKVDFGAPRVTKRLITSEIAKIYDPLGLLGPVIIVAKMLLQRIWTIKVGWDESLPMDIHTEWHQFYQQLSLLNNVVFHRKVLANASSRIELHGFCDANEKAYGACLYIRSMDESGEICTELLLAKSKVAPLKTQTLPRLELCGALLLTALIITARRALQVEIDRTVLWTDSTIVLHWLKTSPHTLKTFVANRVSEIQTKTDIAEWRHIPTQDNPADLISRGQHPEEFLQPSIWQHGPEWLRQEESVWPIQNIPFHEEIPEQKTVTCLSTTAMDINILNRFSSWERMKRVIARCLRWRKSNTESGHITATELKEAHDKIIRLLQQTHFAKELRVLSSNNPNVGGKLQRLTPFIDKTGILRVGGRLKHSMMPFPQRHPIILPKSHITRLIITAEHRAHLHAGVQNTLYAIRRRYWPIDGRNQRFYSEG; from the exons ATGCACTCCAGAGTCAGTACATTCCAGCGGACTTTGACGTTCTTAACTATCTCGAAAATAGCAGAGCGAGTGCCTGAACAACAGGTTGACActacaaacataaaaattccaagaaacaTAACTTTAGCGGACCCAGATTTTCATCGACCAGGACCGATAGACGTTTTACTCGGTTCCGGTGCAGCATTATCCTTACTCAGCATAGGACAGATAAATCTTTCTCCCCCTCACGGTCCCGACTTGTATATACAGAAAACAAGACTTGGATGGGTAATAGGGGGAAGTCCACCCACATCATCGCAGGGACGTTGCCTAAATTATCATTCGAACAAGACACTCCAATCATCCCTAACACGTTTCTGGGAAATAGAAGAAGGACCACAAGTCCAAATTCTTTCCAAAGCAAATGAATATTGTGAATTTCATTTTATGCAACATGTCTCCAGAAGAGCTGACGGCCGATACGTTGTAGCATTACCCTTTAACGATAAGGTAACGCAGTTAGGGGAATCTAGATCTCGTGCGTTGAAGAGACTAGAATCACTAGAACGAAAACTACAACGTGACGCAGCTCTCAAGAAAGATTATCACGCAGTCATCGAAGAATATTTACATCTAGGTCACATGGTCAAGGTCCCATTAGAGCAGCTTACGTCAGGTGGATATTACTTGCCACACCATGGCGTGATGAAGATCACAAGCGAGACGACGAAATTGCGCGTGGTTTTCGACGGGTCAGCTACTACAAGCACCGGAATTTCTTTGAATGACGCGTTACATATTGGGCCACGGGTACAAGATGATTTGCTGGACATACTTTTACGTTTCCGGATTCACGAGTACGTTATCACCGGTGATATAGAAAAAATGTACCGGCAATTCATTGTTCGTGACGAAGATAAGAAATATCAACGTATTCTCTGGAGAGATTCGGACGATAAGGTTCATACATATGAACTGCAGACAGTCACATTTGGCTTATCTGCCGCTCCGTATCTGGCGATGCGCTGCCTTGTTCAATTAGCGCATGATGAAGGGCACAAATTTCCTGCAGCCGCAAAAATTCTTCTACGAGACTTCTACGTTGATGACCTACTAACAGGAGCATCTACAGAAGAGGAAGCCATTTTGATCCGAGAAGAATTAAGGCAACTTTTGAATCTCGCGGGGCTGAATATACGTCAATGGGCAGCCAATCGGGAAACACTTCTACAGGGATTGCATGAAGAGTCCATTAATAAAAAGTTACACCTGGGAGAGTCAACCACGTTAAAAACGTTAGGAATAATGTGGGACTCATCAAATGATTCCATTTCTTACCAGGTGAAGGTTGACTTCGGCGCCCCACGTGTCACGAAAAGACTTATCACCTCCGAAATCGCTAAAATATATGACCCGTTAGGTCTCCTTGGACCAGTCATAATAGTGGCGAAGATGCTGCTGCAACGTATCTGGACCATTAAGGTGGGTTGGGATGAATCCTTACCGATGGACATCCATACCGAATGGCACCAGTTTTACCAGCAGTTGTCATTACTGAATAACGTAGTTTTTCATAGAAAAGTACTCGCCAATGCATCATCAAGAATCGAGTTGCACGGATTCTGCGATGCCAACGAGAAAGCATATGGAGCTTGCCTCTACATTCGTTCAATGGACGAGAGCGGCGAAATATGCACTGAACTATTGTTGGCAAAATCAAAGGTTGCACCGTTAAAAACACAAACTCTTCCGCGTCTTGAGTTGTGTGGTGCCTTGCTGTTGACAGCATTAATAATCACAGCAAGAAGGGCCTTACAGGTGGAAATTGATCGCACCGTTCTCTGGACCGATTCAACTATCGTGCTGCATTGGTTAAAAACATCTCCACATACCCTCAAGACCTTTGTAGCAAATCGAGTGTCAGAGATACAAACAAAAACAGATATTGCAGAATGGCGACACATACCAACACAGGATAACCCCGCAGACTTGATTTCACGAGGCCAACACCCCGAAGAATTTCTACAGCCTTCTATCTGGCAACACGGTCCAGAATGGCTTCGACAAGAAGAATCTGTATGGCCAATTCAGAATATACCATTTCACGAGGAGATCCCAGAACAAAAGACAGTAACTTGTCTCTCTACCACAGCCATGGACATCAACATACTCAATAGATTTTCATCGTGGGAAAGGATGAAACGAGTTATCGCTCGTTGCCTGCGATGGCGCAAGTCGAATACCGAATCAGGACATATTACCGCTACGGAACTCAAGGAAGCCCATGACAAAATCATCAGACTTTTACAGCAGACACATTTCGCGAAAGAATTAAGAGTCCTGTCAAGCAATAATCCCAACGTTGGAGGGAAGCTACAACGGTTAACCCCATTTATTGACAAAACCGGAATACTAAGAGTTGGAGGAAGGCTCAAACATTCGATGATGCCGTTCCCTCAGCGTCACCCCATCATTTTACCAAAATCACACATAACCCGGTTAATAATTACGGCAGAACATCGGGCTCATTTACACGCAGGTGTTCAAAACACCTTATATGCCATCAGGCGCCGTTATTGGCCCATTGATGGGCGAAACCAG cgTTTTTATAGCGAagggtaa